A window of Marinobacter salarius contains these coding sequences:
- a CDS encoding tyrosine-type recombinase/integrase: MAASQSNKPLTAKTVETMKPGSKDRADVGDYRGLRVSCGKSGIKTFYYRYKSPESGKLMQMRIGRFPQTTLAEARNRLLELKEIRLSGLCPSAERKKSIEAGKVAEQARAAEEEHETFTVKQLIDLYLEEHIEDRKTQDGKLIPGARKPKGQAETRRTLENDPVSTFGSLDATVLTRQMIVDHIKDIVNRGANVQAGNVLRELTAAYEFALGLGRLPAEFVNPALLAKASLRQAKIKLTPQKGKRVLSDQELKKLLEWLPGSNYTQTQKNVIRFTLWTGCRTGEVCVAEWKDIDLERETFHIRESKTAIERYVQLPRQAIQFLRVLQMNTGEYLFPSMRSKQPIQQKQLTEQAWRMRQQGNMLDIESWTPHDLRRTVRTGLSRLRCPSEVAEAVLGHARGGIEGTYDLHRYEAECREWLQKWADHLDALTKSDT, encoded by the coding sequence ATGGCAGCGAGTCAGAGTAACAAACCACTAACCGCAAAAACAGTTGAAACCATGAAGCCCGGCAGCAAAGACCGGGCAGACGTAGGGGATTATCGTGGGCTTCGTGTGAGCTGTGGAAAGTCTGGTATCAAGACGTTTTATTATCGTTATAAGAGCCCTGAATCCGGCAAACTCATGCAGATGAGAATAGGGCGCTTTCCGCAAACTACCTTGGCAGAGGCTCGTAATCGGCTTCTCGAATTAAAAGAGATTCGTCTCTCAGGGCTTTGTCCGTCTGCAGAGCGGAAGAAGAGTATTGAAGCGGGGAAGGTTGCTGAGCAAGCGCGGGCTGCGGAAGAAGAGCATGAGACGTTTACCGTAAAGCAATTAATTGACCTTTACTTAGAAGAGCATATTGAGGACAGGAAAACACAGGACGGGAAGTTAATTCCCGGCGCTCGCAAACCGAAAGGTCAGGCAGAAACGCGCCGCACCCTTGAAAATGATCCAGTGAGCACATTTGGTTCGCTGGACGCTACTGTCCTGACAAGGCAAATGATTGTGGACCACATTAAAGACATCGTGAACCGTGGTGCCAATGTTCAGGCAGGTAATGTGCTCCGAGAACTGACCGCAGCATATGAGTTCGCGCTGGGACTGGGTCGGCTGCCTGCTGAATTTGTTAATCCGGCCTTGCTGGCTAAGGCTAGCCTGCGACAGGCAAAAATAAAACTGACCCCACAGAAAGGTAAGAGAGTCTTATCCGACCAGGAACTAAAAAAGCTTCTCGAGTGGCTACCTGGGTCGAATTACACGCAAACTCAGAAGAATGTTATCCGATTTACCTTGTGGACTGGCTGCAGAACTGGGGAGGTCTGTGTAGCAGAGTGGAAGGACATCGACCTAGAAAGAGAAACTTTCCATATTCGTGAATCGAAAACAGCCATCGAGCGATATGTGCAACTGCCCCGTCAAGCCATACAGTTTTTGCGTGTACTTCAGATGAACACTGGTGAGTACCTATTCCCCTCTATGCGATCGAAGCAGCCAATTCAGCAGAAGCAGCTCACTGAACAGGCTTGGCGAATGCGCCAGCAGGGCAATATGCTTGATATCGAGAGCTGGACTCCCCACGATTTGCGTCGAACTGTGCGGACGGGGCTTTCGCGCCTCCGCTGTCCCAGTGAAGTTGCTGAAGCGGTTCTAGGGCATGCACGTGGAGGTATTGAAGGTACATATGACCTACACCGCTATGAAGCCGAGTGTCGAGAGTGGCTGCAGAAATGGGCGGATCACCTCGATGCTCTGACAAAATCAGACACGTGA